The genomic interval CACGCGAGTTATAAGGTCAAGCGTAAAGGTTATGACATCGTCTGCATGGGACATTCCCACAAACCCGAAATAATGCGGATGGACAGCGGAGTTTACGCCAACAGCGGAGACTGGACCCGCCACCGCAGCTACCTGGAAATAATCGATGGCGAAATCAGCCTCAAATATTATCATGAACAAGGAGATAAACCATGTTAAAAACCTATCAGAAGATTGCTCTGGTGATGCTGATGATGGCTTTCAGTCTCAGTCTGCTGAATTGCCAAACCAATGGATTCAAGCGCGCCGGAGAGGTCAAAGAGGAGATTAAAGTGAAACCTGAAGTACCACCCAAATTTGCCACCATTGTTACAAACCTGGGAGAAATCGAGCTGGAACTCTGGCCAAACCTGGCTCCCAAAACCGTGGAAAACTTCCTCAAACTTGCCGGGGAAGGCTTCTACGATAAAACCTATTTCCACCGCGTTATCCCGGATTTCATGATTCAGGGCGGTGACCCCAACACCAAGGATGATGACCGCAGCAACGACGGTCAGGGAGGCCCCGGCTACAAATTTGAAGACGAATGCTATGGCGCCGGCGAGCAGGTTACCGGAGAGGTGAAAGACGAAGAAACCGCCATCTTGATTTGGACCGAGGTCATCATTCCCTACATGCAGACCGCCAAAGACCCCCAAAAGGATATCTTCGACATCGTCCAACAGGTGCAAATCCAAAACGGCCCCGAGCCCATTTATGGCAAAACCGTTGAATGGTATTTGCAGCGCACCGGCCGCCGCGAACCTTTATACAAGCAGATTCTCCTGGCACCCGTGCTCTATTCCTACATCTGCATGGCAAATTCCGGCCCCAACACCAATGGCAGCCAGTTTTTCATCGTTACCAAAAAGCCCGGAACCCCTT from Candidatus Cloacimonadota bacterium carries:
- a CDS encoding peptidylprolyl isomerase: MAFSLSLLNCQTNGFKRAGEVKEEIKVKPEVPPKFATIVTNLGEIELELWPNLAPKTVENFLKLAGEGFYDKTYFHRVIPDFMIQGGDPNTKDDDRSNDGQGGPGYKFEDECYGAGEQVTGEVKDEETAILIWTEVIIPYMQTAKDPQKDIFDIVQQVQIQNGPEPIYGKTVEWYLQRTGRREPLYKQILLAPVLYSYICMANSGPNTNGSQFFIVTKKPGTPWLDGKHTVFGKVLSGMDVVHEIESLPRDKNDNPQVGNQAFINSIQLDKK